DNA sequence from the Betaproteobacteria bacterium genome:
GCGCTGCCCGGCCAGCTCTTCTACTCCACGCAGATTCCCGTGTGCCTGTGGTTCCTCGCGCGCGACAAAAGGGGTCGTCGTCATTCCAGCGCAGGGCCTGCCCCGGACTCGATCCGGGGCCGGGACCCAGTTTCACTTCGCGACCGGCGCGGGCACACGCTCTTCATCGACGCCCGCAAGCTCGGGACGTTGGTGGACCGTGTGCACCGCGAGCTCACCGATGCGGACATCGCGAAGATCGCCGGCACCTACCACGCGTGGCGTTCTGACCGTCATTCCGGCGAAAGCCGGAATCCAGCCGAGTATCAGGACATCCCCGGCTTCTGCAAGAGCGCCACGCTGGAGGAAATCCGTAAGCACGGCCACGTGCTCACGCCAGGGCGTTACGTCGGTGCCGCGGCGCAGGAGGATGACGGCGAGCCGTTCGAGGAGAAGATGAAGCGGCTCACAGCGACCCTATACGAGCAGCAGGCTGAGGCCGCGAAGCTGGATGCTGCGATTGCCGCCAACCTAAGGGAGCTGGGGTATGGCGGGTGAAGCTCGACTCGCCGACCTCTGCGAGTCCATCGTCGACTGTCCGCACTCAACCCCCGTGTGGACTGACAGCGGGGTTGTTGTCCTTCGCAATCAGAACATTCGTAATGGACGCCTCGTTCTCACTGAGCCGAGCTATACCGACGAAGCGCACTTCGCCGAGCGCACTCGGCGGGCCATGCCGACCGAAGGCGATCTCGTGATCACCCGAGAAGCGCCTATGGGTGAGGTCTGCATGATTCCTTCCGACTTACGCTGCTGCCTCGGTCAACGATTGGTGCTCCTGCGCCCGAACCGGAAACGAGCAGAGCCAAGGTATCTCCTTTACGCCTTGCAGTCGAAAGCCGTGCAGCACGAAATCGGCGTGAACGAGGGGACCGGCTCAACGGTGAGCAATCTCCGCATTCCGCTCTTGGAGTCGCTACCGATTCCGACAAGGCCGCTCTCCGAACAACGCGCCATCGCACACATCCTCGGCACGCTGGACGACAAGATCGAGCTGAACCGGCGGATGAGCGAGACGCTGGAGGGGATGGCGCGCGCGCTCTTCAAGTCGTGGTTCGTGGACTTCGACCCCGTCCGCGCCAAGGCCGAAGGGCGCGACCCCGGCCTCGCCAAGCCCATCGCCGACCTCTTCCCGGCCCGCCTCGTCCACTCCGAACTCGGCGAGATTCCGGAGGGGTGGGAGGTCGGTCGGTTTGGCGAAGTGGTGGAGCAGCTTCGCGACCAAGAGAACCCGCTCTCGTTTCCGGACGTGCTGTACCACCACTTCAGCATCCCGGCATTCGACGAGGGGCAGACAGCGAAGGCCGAGTTCGGCGAGAGCATCAAGAGCCTAAAGTCGCGTGTACCTCCCGGGGTGATCCTGATGTCGAAGCTCAACCCCGAGATTGAGCGGGTTTGGATGGTCGACGTACAGCCGTACGACCGATCGGTGTGCTCGACCGAGTTCCTGGTTCTGCGTTCCCGGCCTCCGTTCACGCGCGGCTATGCCTATTGCCTCGCGCGGTCGCCGCTGTTTCGGCAGCAGATCGAGGGTCTCGTTACTGGAACATCCAAGAGTCACCAGCGCGCCCAGGTGCGGTCGATCCTCGACCTCGCAGCAGTCAAGCCACCAGCGCGTGTCGTCGCAACGTTCGATGGGTCGGCCGAAGCCATGCTTGCGCGAACGCTCGAATGTCGACGCGAGGGCCGCACGCTCGCCGCCCTGCGTGACGCGCTGCTGCCCAAGCTCATCTCCGGCGAGCTGCGCGTGGGGGATGCGCTACAAGGAGTTCAAGCTTGGGAGCCAGCTACACAAGAGGTATTCGCCGAAAGCGTTGGACGTCATCCGCGACAAGTTGAAGACCGAGAGCATGGATGACATCTGGCAGCACCGACGCGGCGTTAGGGCAAAGGGATGACCAACGTCTAGTGCGTCCGCGCCGCAACCGTTCCGGACCGGAGGCAATGGGACATGATGGATGGTGAGCAAGCATGAACCGCATTCCTGTCGACCGAAAGCTGCTGACCTGGGCGCGTGAGCGCGCCGGGATGGACACGCTAGAGCTAGCAGGGCGTTTCCCGAAGCTCCACCAGTGGGAAGAAGGGACGTTGCTCCCGACCTTGCGGCAGCTCGAGGAATTCGCGCGCGCCGTACATGTTCCGATCGGCTATCTGTTTCTGCCGCGACCCCCGGAAGAGGCGCTACCTATCCCCGATTTCCGTACCTTGGCCAATCGCGTCGTCACCCGCCCCAGCCCGAACCTGCTCGACACGATCTACCTTTGCCAGCAGAGGCAGGACTGGTTCCGCGACTACGCTCGCGTGCACGCGCTGACACCTCTGGCCTTTGTGGGTAGCGTGCGGATACAGGACTCGCCCGAGCGCGTGGCTGAAGCGATGCGGCAGGCGCTCGATCTCTCTATCGCGGAGCGGCAGAGACTGCCCACGTGGACCGATGCGCTGCGCCAACTCATCGCGAAGTCGGAGGATGCCGGAGTGCTGGTGATGGCCAGTTCCATTCTCGGCAGCAACAGCCACCGCAAGCTGGATGTCGAGGAGTTTCGCGGCTTCGCGCTGGCAGATGATCTGGCGCCGCTGGTGTTCATCAATGCGGCCGACAGCAAGGCCGCGCAGATGTTCACGCTGGCCCATGAGCTGGCCCACGTATGGCTGGGTGAGAGCGGCGTTTCCGATCCGGTCGCAGGCCAGCTTCCAGAGCTGCGTGTGGAACGCTGGTGCAATGCGGTGGCGGCGGAGTTTCTGGTGCCCCTGGATGCGTTGCGGACCGAACACCAGGGCGACCCCCCGATTGGCGATGAAATCCAGCGTCTGGCGCGCATGTTCAAAGTCAGCACTCTGGTGGTGCTCCGTCGGTTGTTCGATGCGCGCTTTATCGATCAGGCCACGCTCTGGCAGAGCTACCGGGACGAGCTGACGCGCATCCGGACGCTCGACCGGGGTGGCACAGGCGGCGGTGACTTCTACCGCACGCTGGGGACGCGAACCGGTAAGCGTTTCGCACGGGCGGTGCTCTCCAGCACGCTCGAAGGGCAGACGCTCTTTCAGGATGCTTTCCGAATGCTGGGCGTGCGCAAGACGGCCACGTTCTAT
Encoded proteins:
- a CDS encoding restriction endonuclease subunit S, translated to MAGEARLADLCESIVDCPHSTPVWTDSGVVVLRNQNIRNGRLVLTEPSYTDEAHFAERTRRAMPTEGDLVITREAPMGEVCMIPSDLRCCLGQRLVLLRPNRKRAEPRYLLYALQSKAVQHEIGVNEGTGSTVSNLRIPLLESLPIPTRPLSEQRAIAHILGTLDDKIELNRRMSETLEGMARALFKSWFVDFDPVRAKAEGRDPGLAKPIADLFPARLVHSELGEIPEGWEVGRFGEVVEQLRDQENPLSFPDVLYHHFSIPAFDEGQTAKAEFGESIKSLKSRVPPGVILMSKLNPEIERVWMVDVQPYDRSVCSTEFLVLRSRPPFTRGYAYCLARSPLFRQQIEGLVTGTSKSHQRAQVRSILDLAAVKPPARVVATFDGSAEAMLARTLECRREGRTLAALRDALLPKLISGELRVGDALQGVQAWEPATQEVFAESVGRHPRQVEDREHG
- a CDS encoding ImmA/IrrE family metallo-endopeptidase: MNRIPVDRKLLTWARERAGMDTLELAGRFPKLHQWEEGTLLPTLRQLEEFARAVHVPIGYLFLPRPPEEALPIPDFRTLANRVVTRPSPNLLDTIYLCQQRQDWFRDYARVHALTPLAFVGSVRIQDSPERVAEAMRQALDLSIAERQRLPTWTDALRQLIAKSEDAGVLVMASSILGSNSHRKLDVEEFRGFALADDLAPLVFINAADSKAAQMFTLAHELAHVWLGESGVSDPVAGQLPELRVERWCNAVAAEFLVPLDALRTEHQGDPPIGDEIQRLARMFKVSTLVVLRRLFDARFIDQATLWQSYRDELTRIRTLDRGGTGGGDFYRTLGTRTGKRFARAVLSSTLEGQTLFQDAFRMLGVRKTATFYEAARELGVMM